Below is a genomic region from Culicoides brevitarsis isolate CSIRO-B50_1 chromosome 2, AGI_CSIRO_Cbre_v1, whole genome shotgun sequence.
GACAGACTATTTGTAGCCCATTACCATCATTAACAGTAatctgattatttttattaattgttgtTGCATTGTTATGTTGATGATGCGTTAAGTGATGCAGATTATTAAGCATGATGCGTGtctttgatttgtttttagtttttatattattattagatgATGATTTCAACAAAAAGCAGGCGGCGATTGTGGAGGTGATAAGAGCTAAGTATTGTTGTATTAATGCTCGATTTGTatggaaactttttaaaaatttcaattttttttttaaagaaaaggaATTCTCagagaggaaaattttagatagaagaaaaaatggcaTGACGCATAAGAGGCAATGAAATTATTAGAGAGATAGAGgagaaaatgataataatgaaactttttaatgatcAACAAGTTCGCTTTTCAccttcacttaaaaaaaaacttaaaacgatgaaaaacgAACTTTTTCTAATGCAACTCTActgaaatcatttaaaaatatacattttgacGCAGtagaaaagaaaacttttgttaataattaataagtttgttgaaaaattctattttttttctaatttttcactaCCAAAGGGatcagaaataaattaaaaacttctaGTTACCgctaaaaatctaataattaagtttaaaagtttGTTAATTATCACAGTTTGTCTTCTTCTAAActtgtttcgatttttttttaagtaataattGTTAGAAATGTCTTCTTACACATCATCTATTAGTAAGTTTACCTacctataaaatatttttttattataaaataaataaaattataactttttgtttgcttttataTTAGTATCCATGCATAGTACTCCATCTAATATCATCTATCAACCACCAATCtatgttatatatatataaatatatatttaaaagctacataaacaacaattttatttataaatagctCCATTTACACCTTGCGCGCAGAAAATTGTCTGTTTATAaagttttgttagaaaatacAATAAGAATGTTTATACAAgttattcaattattaaatattatttaatattattattatgaattatgTTATATTTCAGGCAACGAAGTTATACTTACGCCAatcaatgataaaaatattttttttctgaataaaattaaataaatatcaataaattgccaatttaattattattatttaatatttatattcgattttactttatttctcaatataattttaatatatatatatatttgcttttatattaaatttttaattaaaaatatttaaaaataaacaaaaatagagatattgaatataaaaatataaattttgtttataaattggTAACAAACTGACTGACTAACTATAACTaaagaaaacttaaatttaataacaaaacgtCTTTTGAAACTCatgcaataattaatttttatgataattaccAAAAAAGTCTTATATTCGcatgctttttattatttctataaactataaaaatatttaaatctaaattttttatttttagaagatttttttttatttaatgctttatttattttttaatggattttaagccagcttcttaatttttttttattaaattctgcttttttcttctttttctgtttgtaatataaagcaatatttttacatgttaaatataattatttataaaaaaaaatattttataaaattaaattaaaccaatttttttcatgtttgcaGATCAACCCAGAATTTCCTGTGACGCGCTTCTACCAAACTTAGCACCTACTCGGTTTAATGCACCAACAGCTAATTTTGAGCATTTGcatgtgtttttgtgtgtgaggaAGAAatatgaaaggaaaaaaaataaaataaaataataagatgatgattatgagaaaaataataaaaattaattaattaatttttttttgctgaattttgtatttttttttacatgtctgataaataaaatatattttttccaatttgtgACTCATCAACTAAAAAAACGACATTAAAAGCACACAAAAGGCGTATTTTTAGTACAGGAACAGGAAAGGCAACATATGCTGGGGGTATTCATACGTTACCTTGAAACTTTTAtgcattcaacaaaaattttattcttcttcgtcgtcgtttaatttaatgtgTTTCAGTTCATGCAACATTCGATTATATCGATTCAGGGAGTCTCTCATGACATCTATGTTCCCGCTTAGGTTCTTTTGCAGCCACTTGCCTTGTCCCGTCATGCCAGCGCCGTAATTATGAGCTCGGTTCCACGCTTCTTCCTGTTTCGCGCGATAAATTCGTTCGGCATTTTCGCGTTCACTTCTGTCAATTTGCTTTTTGCGGCTTTCCCAAAAGAGAATTTGCGCAATTCTCCCTTCGTCTCGGCCACGCAACGCTTGCTTCATGGAAGGCGTAAATTCGCGATCGTTCTCTGCCGTTGCTTGAGCCAGTTTTCGTTCGATATCTTGCAAGCGTTTCGTGCGTTCCTCCTTGATGGTCTTTTCGAGATCGTCACATCgctttttccactttttttcgATGCGTTCGAGGAATGAGACGCGATTCAGGTGTTCTTCGACGCGTGCTGCTTCGGCACGTTGGATCATCGAGAAGCACGAACGTTTCATGTCGGCGCGATAATCCAGGAGATTTTTTCGGGCACGTTTGTCGTTTCGGCTTCGTAACTCGGACAAGCGGGACTCGTCATAGTGTTTGATGGGTTTTCGCGTGTCATATTTGTCCATCCAGCGTTCGCAGAGCCACGGAAGTGTCGGAGGTTTTGGCGAGCCACCGCGTTCTTTCGCATCGAGATAATCGATCATCGGTTGGTAATAATTTATGAGGTACGCGTAGTTGTCTTCGTACACTTCTGGCGGGAGACGACGTTTGGGCCCGTAAATGTATGGACCAGCGGGCTTTTGAGAGACTTGcattttctttgttcttcgggaaaaaaattcaaattaaatgaaaactcGAGCAACGACCGACCTtctcgcaatttttttaatgtcaaactAAAAGGAAAACCTTCAGTTACTCGTTTATTTATACAGAGATTGACACACGACGCGTGTCTATTCTTATCATCgtgatataaataaaatttggcgTTCGatctttaattgtttattaatacagggacgaaaaaaatatttatttattataatgaactatttagtaaaatttacaaataatttcaaaaagttacgattttgtcaaaaaaaataaataaaactttaaataaaaaaaattaattaaattattaaaaaaatttggaaagatGACAAattatgggaaaatttttaattaaattttgatcaattaaaaaattcaatattttaaaaaattttaactgtcaaaataaaaattttaaaattaaaaaaaaaaaaaaaataaataaaaatatattttaaaattttcaacaaattttgatacccattgataactttaaaaaatgacttaaatttttaaaaaattatttaattttttcgcattatttttttaaacaaataattaatttttaattttaatttttttcataataaacaaAGGTCAAATAATATGAAAttgcgtttaaaaaatttttgttttaaataaatttttgaatcattaatttaactaTATTCTACAAAGCTTaagttaagttaaattaattataaagaaatttatttaaaaaaaataagcaaaaaaataattcgataaaaattaaaattaaaaaaataatcgtcattttgcttaaaattactgctttttaattttttgctcatttttttttttgtataaaatttccttaaaatgtaataaaaaataatttatattttttaaaatttgcttctgtaaaatttttaaaaatattttttttcgtccctGTTTAAGATTATTAATTGTCTTCtcgttcatcatcatcgtcgtctctGAGTACAATCAACAAAGTAAACCAGAAGGCCGTtgtcgtcttcgtcgtcgtcgatgttgCATGACTGACAAAATACCTCATGACGTAATATTtctgttttatatttatggTCTTCATCATTATTAGCTGTCATTAATTAACGAGAGAGAACAAATTCCTTTTTTGGGCCATCAagcgaaaaatgttgaaaatttttattgatatgacTTTCGTGCGTTGTTTTTCCTCGAAGGtcgaatattttcattttttcgcgAAACTGAAGCATGCAAGACCAACAATTATTATGTAACACCGACTtgcagacaaaaaattttcctgacGTCAGACATGAACGATTTTCAGTCCATTTCTGCAgtcaagtaacaaaaaaaagactgACGTcacttgaaaaactttttcaaaaaaaaaaaagtttcgcgaTGTGACTTCAGTAGACGTGCGAGACGGAGTGCtttcacatttaaatttattttccatatcatgcaacaaatttttcaaaataaaaaaaaatgtgattgtgTATTTCGTGTTCCTGTTTCTctataactaaaaaattgtttttgcatGTATTTCTTCAATGAAATGTCTGttaatgttcaaattttcatgttttttttaaataaaagtttttaacataaaaaaagttgtgcaGCGAGAACGCAGCGCGAGTAAAATgcgtttaatatttaaataaaagcaaaattattgatttttttcaaagcaaatgcattttattctcataaatttgcataaatatttttttaaagatattttttgacaaatttttataaatatcttaaaagctatcaactatttttttttgttttatatttcattcaataaattttatgtattcatatttcaaaatgtaaGTAATGAACGAGCGCAACaaactttgaatttaaatttttttctgttctttgCTAGTTAGAAGACATTTCTACATGCGTTTGATCCCTTTTTGCctcaatatttcattttttttatcatctttaAAAGTAGATTTTATCagtaaatgtatatttttattgttttttctttgcttgaTGAGATGAAAAATGGATCCCTAGCTAAACAGAATGttgaacaatgaaaaaaatgatgaatgacATTCGGCAGCTTTGAtcgaaagaataaaaaatcagcCGAAAAGCACATTCGTAGCTTGTTGATATTTAAAAGCGCTTCAGCCCATGAGCAACTTTCCTATCTTTCAATgagtttttaacaattttttaaaaatattttttgatttcgtAACTTAAAGTCATTCCAAAAATAacgaaatgaatgaaaatgtatGAATTTTACTATCAGgcatgttttgatttttttttgttcagcaaGATGGTGACACGTGAATAGagactatttatttattgattttaaagaaGTAGTCTACAAGGTTCAGTGTACAAGAGGTTTGGAGAGAGAAACACGGTTTAACACTTACCGTATCCTTCTCCTTGCAGGAATAATCTAAATGCTTCAGCAAGTTTTCCCGGTTGCTCTTCCATGACGAGACCGCAATCAGAGATCTGTCGAAAAATAtcgttttaacgaaaaaatgtcattaaaaagtaatattaaaagtttaccTTCATCCAATTGGTCTTTGTGGGCTCTAAGCGCCCATTAAATGTGACTGTATCATCGATATGTGGAGACAGGGCGCCAGTGACATTTAACACTGGCATTTTTAGTGTGACACCAGCtgcaaaaagttttgaaagtgattaatgtcaatttttttttgttttggtgaaaaaaaaggtaaaattactTACAATTTGTTGGACTGCCTGATGGGGTTCGGGCAATATTCAGATCTGTTCGTTTAATGTACGCATCGATGAACATCGCCAAGTTGACGGGGTTTATCGAGCGCTCGAAATATGACTTGTAGACctgaaaaattgagaaaaatttattttttagagtaaaaattaaaaaaaaaaatcaattgaatttgtataaaaaataaaataaaaagagaaaaaaaaatttaaggaaattttttttttggcttaaaaattctttatataaagctataaaattttttatatgaaaaaacattttaaattctacgaaaaaaaaacaaaatttttttttgaaaaatattttaaaaattttaaattatttttttttaattttgtgaatttttttacatttttttccaaaaaatttgtaaaaattttgaatttttttaaaaaatatcgtatttttgtacaaaaaatttttaaaattataaatttaatttaatttaattaaaatttaaaatttaattttttttttaatttacctaaccgaatgtttttttttttaatttttattaaaatttaaattttaaaaattttttattaaaatttatttttaaaaatttttatttttttttaatttttaaaaatttaatttttatctttaattaaaataaaaaaaattgccctttaattaaaatttaaaaaaaattatattaactttcaataattttttttattaattttttttgtatttctttgttttcaggataaaaaattgttttttaatacacaCCTGAACAAGATCCAAGTTACGCTCCTCTGGATTGCGTCCAAAATGATGCCACATCAAATAATCTAAAACACCCTGTGTCATGCCTTTGCTACGCAAATTACGGGCATTCATCAGTTGATATCCCCATTCTATCCATCCGGCAGCAGTTGAACTGCAATTTATCAGGCAAAGGGCATCAACctaaataatgatgaaaaatattgtagagtatgcaattttattgatcgaaatttttttgttccattgtGTACAAGTGTGGTTCTGTGTTTGTTCATGTTCAGTCAGTTATAATATAATGCAGctatttaacattattttcgcATCGCATCGCCTCGTGTATGGGAATAAGGGAGTcatatcataatttttcatgtcactGCATGCAgcagaaaagaattttttttattactgccATCGATTTCGGTCGAATGCGAAAAGAATGCTGTTGGGACTCTTAATTCAGAACGAAGAATTTCTCACCTTATCTGGTTGTTGAAGTGCGAAACGTGTTAAAATATTCGCTCCTGCACCAATTCCGAAGCCAATTACCGATTTAAGACCAAAGTGTGACAATACAAACAATAATTGGGCCGCTAATTCGTCGAGAGTTGGATAAgtgaaactacaaaaaaaaaatcaattttagtgaaaaatcacaagaaaatcgataaaaactcACTCTTCTGGAAATGTAGAAGCATTTTCCTCCTGTCCCGGTGCATTCACGTGATAGACACAGAAGTTTTCTAACAATCCCCGCATCGATGGATAGTTAAAGAAGCCAGCGAAGCTTGTggcatctgaaaaaaattaatttttttaacaaaaattaattgaaaattgacaaaaaacttacaattcaATCCCAAATCATGATACGTTAGAATGGCGGGCTTCGTTGTATCTCCCTGGACAGCTACCAAAAGGTCACCTTTGTCCGTTTGTATTCTACGAAGATCAGTAATGGATGTTAACGATCCTGTCCGTGCGACGGGATTGTGTAACTGTACAGATCGGAGCTCAATATCATCCATGGGATCGCCTGGCATTGCgctaaaaatagagaaaaaaattttaatgagcattttttgtaccgaatttgataaaaatcggagaaaattcaagttcaagtccaaaatttgtcaaaaaaatgattcatcgTTCAAGTTCTCGTGCACTTTCAGAgggaaaaacttaatttttttgttatgaaacgTCAatcaacatcaaaaatatttctcatgatgaaaaaaagtaaacaaacatTGACTCACGTCGCATTTCGTCGTatctacattttatttattaacattaatttaagcTAATGATAATTCTCTTGTAAACAAGATTAAAGTAACTAGACTTAATTCAACGCTTTTTTGGTTGTGTTTGGCAAGATGAGTGACATGAGCCCGCCCGCAATCAGCAAAAATGCCACAATGACAGTCGGCGCCGGGCAATGCGTATCCAGCAATTGTGCAATAACGACATTACCAATAATCCCGCCCAAACGTGCCGAAACCATGGAAACAGCAATTCCCGTCGCTCGCAAGTGTGTGGGGAAGACTTCGGTGATCAAACAATCCAACGCCGCATTTCCGCACGAAATAACTCCCGAAAAGATCGCTGACACGATGAGATTTTGCGTTTTATTCACGACGAACATCATGCCGGCGGAACACAATCCCGCCGAAACTGTCGAAAaaaccatgaaaaatttccgcCCGAGTGTATCCATGCCCAAAATGGCGATCAAATTCGCTGGCAAGGCCGCCGTAACGGAAATAAGGGATTCCAGATAGACCGTACTTGGAATTGCCGAGTTGCACGATTGAGATTTCGTGAGATGTGATTCCAAATTGACGACAAAATCGGTGACTTTGCATACGGAAGCACTTTCGCCGGGGAAATGGTTCGAATATTGGTCGAAACGGTTGAAAAGTTCGGGTAGCCACATCATTAGTCCGTAATAGCCGATGTGGAAGGTGAAGTTGATCGTTATTGAGATCATTGTGAATTTCAAGACGGGCGATTGGAAAAGTTGTTTTGTGGTATGGGTGACGTCCCAcagcatttttttgaaatttcctttgaGTGGGCGTTTTCGTTCTTCGAGCTCTTGGTTCAGATGATCGTCGATGATTAAACCTTTCACCGGGTAATCTGTCATTTCCTTGCCCGTATTGACTTTGTAGATCCATTGGAAGATGTTCAGGGCTTTTTCTTCCTTGCCACGTGACAACAGGAATTTCGGGCTTTCGGGCAAGTACAACAGCAGGGCACACACAATAAACGACGGGATGGCACAAATCATCAGAAATACGCGCCACGAGTTGTACACGaaatattttgtgacaaaTCCAACGCCACTGGGAATTACCAACCAAGCCAAACTCGCGACAAAAATATTGCCAAGTGACCAAAATGCCGCCATGAAACTCAACATCGATCCACGTCGCGATTTCGGTTGAAATTCCGCAAAATATGACCAAATCACGGGTCCACTGCCGCCCAGTGCGACACCATTCAGAAAACGGAAAATCATGAAGGGCATGTAACTTTGGGCGAAAGACGACGCCACGATGCACAAGCCGTTCATCAGTGAGATCACAATCAAGACTTTCTTCCTGCCCATGCTGTCAGCTAACGAACCCCAGGTGTAAGCGCCCACCATCATCCCGATAAAGATGATCGAGTTGAGCCATCCCTTGGATTGCGTATCCAGCTCCAAGTCACATTCGGCCGACGGAAGGATGAACGACATCGAAATGACGTCCATTTCCTCGCTCATGCTCACGAGTCCGCATATTGCCAGCAGAATATAGTGAAATTTGCCGTATTGCGTAAGCTCGATGGCAGTTTCGAAATCCGCTTTTACGGGAAATGCCTTTTCCGGATCGCTTGGAAGTTTCTTTGGCGTGTCAGTTACCGTTGTCGTCGTGACAATTACGATGCTGTCGTGCGATGCTGCTGCAGTGTAGTTATCGTCCTCCGATTTTGTTACATTGGAATTTTTCGCGTTATATTGCGGGGGAAGGCCTTCTACCATTCTATGCACTCCGGATGGCGATCGAGAATTTGCGGCGTCTTGTCCAACAACCAAAAAAgacgttgaaaattttttttccgttacttgcggaataacttttttaaatttgggtcCCTTGTGAGACGATGTGTCTTCGTAAACCGCACTTGTGCGATTAAGCTCCAAAATTTTGTCGACAATGCCTTTTATACCTTTTCACGagagtgtgtgtttgtgtgtgaataCGGCAACAACGACGATCACACAAGTACacttaatatttatgtttgtgTCTGAACTGCCTTAGAGAACAATGAAAATTGGTAAATGTCGGTATCTGGAAACAAATACCAGTTCATTGCGTCAATTAAAGAAGCTTTTTTCGGGTGACATTGACGAATTTCGTCGCACGAAGGATTGCGGGCCGTCATAAAAGTATCTTTGCACAACGCTTTTGGCCTAATTTTGCTCATCATCACACTATTTATCACTATTTACTCGCAACTTATCTCGCTCTCTCGTATATGTGACAAGTGCTAATCCctgtaaaaataatcatcatctcTCGTACAAACagaaggaattttatttttattaacagaaGCACGTTACTAATTCACACCAGCACGCAAACCTTTTTATTTGTCTTCATACTACGAGTCCGTGGAGAACGAGTACACGCATCCGAATCACTCAGAAGTTGTAGTTTAACACGTTTTTGCcacttgttttttattatctttatcagcatcaacaatttttttccctctCATCTTTTGTATGTTATAaatagaaattgaaaatacaTTGTTATCacgtcaatttttaaacaatgcgACGACAACTTTACTTTATTTGACAAATAACGACCCCTCATTAAACATTTAACTCAAGTTCATGATCCAGTTTTCActggatttaaatttttaatccgcAGGtggtttgtttatgttttttttttcaaaacataacgaaaaaaatcaaaacataaacaaaaaaagtgcgaAAGGTCGGAtttttccagttttttttttgacgcatTCTCTTAGTCatcagtcgtcgtcgttgtcttaTCAGTTTAATTTATGCTCGTTGTTTGtgccttttttcattaataaatatattaacgAAATTTCAGCGTAGAAGTTTTGTAATAAAAGTCGCATGCAGGTGTTAAAAGTTTCATAAGACGCGGGCGAAAGAGAAGACGTGGAAACAGAAGCGTGTGTGTGAGTCACTTGTCTTGTCGCTCGTctcaatggatttttttttgcgtagcAAAAGTTTCGAAAGAAAGTTGATGGAGTGTGTGTCATAGCTATTTAACACCCGAAACTTGTGAATCACTcacgaataaattaaaaatgaaatttgatgcAAATTAAGAGGAGGTAGCGTAGTTTTATGGCAAAATAAGGTGAAAGGAAATGGAACGCCTTATGGCGTTTATTGATGGTGAAAATGCTTCACGGtaagacaaaatttgtttattttttaaaaatttaattttttttggtgagttagtgaaaaaattttttgaattaataatgaaaatttttgaactgattattatttactgaaaatatatttttcgaataaaaattattattgatgaataaaaaaaaagaaaaaaaatcgctccTGATagcagataaaaattattttacatattaaaaatttatttatcaatataattatttaaaaattagttaaatttaataaaaacatataaattaaataaaaaattgaaataaatattaattaaattggaaaaattaaatataatttcttttaaatttttaagaatttgatttataaaaaatctcttagattttttcaaaaatcatataaattaatatttttattaaattaaatttttaaattttaatttaatttttttattttatttattcatttaaaaatttaaatttttttaattttattttatttcaaaattgttatttttatttttcgtttaaaaagtaATCGTAATTTTGTGTGTCAAGTTAGGGTTTGAAGAtctgatttttgatttttttctttatttatttattaattaaaaaaaaattaaattaataaaaaaaataagaataaaaacttaattttacataaaaagaagaaaaattttcgtcaaataGAGCTCGTTGCTGGAATATTCttattttcgtcatttttcaggtatgtaaattatttacataaaaaatttacaaatataaattttatgaaaaataactcatcaaattaatttaaaattcatcccACTGTGCTTTCCTCGAGTTTGCCATATCTGTCACCATACCTCCTCAATTATCGCGTaagtataaataattttcattaaaatattcatcgtTTGACATTTTCCTCATCGTACTTTGTGTCAAACCATGTCGTCGGGTCTTCACAGCATTTCACTTCCTCTTGTGTGTAAAATACGTTCCAAAGGACTCATTACCTTAAATGTtcacatattaaattttccttttctttttgcTCATTCTCCTCTATTTTGCCCTAAATAGAACAATGTGCTGTCTAATGAGCCGCATCATCAGCAACGACGTAAGATTgtctttttcaagaaatacCAAAGTATTTTTACCTCGTTTACGTTTCTTTCTTCATCTCTCACTTTATGGCATCAAAGGATGATTATTACATTGCAATGAGCTAAAAATATGCCTTTTATTGCTCGTTTCTCTTCTAAAAGGTAGCTAGTCCAAGTCTTTAACTGTGAAACACGACTTTAATGAATgtgcaattaaattaataattaaacaaaatattttacatatcaaaggaattttttttcaatcaactaccagtcgtctccattGGTATTTTCATAACACGTGTTTGAAAATCATGACccttgttacaaaaaaatccggTAATTAGATTAgaagtaaaagtaaaagtcaAGGTCAACGATTGTTTTTTTAAGGGAAAAGAAGATAAACGCAAAAATCGTTtcaaaaagaataattaatgGGCAGCcagcaataatttttcttttgacttaTAGTTGTttgctggattttttttatgtacgcatttttttctcatttcctcATTCGTTAATGAataatgtattaaaatatgtgagaacgcaaaaaaatgCGAGCAAAGACGATCCAatccttaattaaattttgttacaataaaaaaaacgaaagaaaaaaaagaagacgagGAAAAATTGTAcgatacgagaaaaaaatgcgaatgAAAGAGCTTATTAGTAGTGCAGCTCCTGAATGAAAATGACTGGAAAAAGAACGTTTCTTGgaaataatttctcatttttttttcttcaaagaaCTTAAttcagtttaattaattttaaattgcttcTAGTTCGTCTACtgcagattttttaatttttgtaaggtCTTCGGGGCGTTTTTCATGAAATCTCAAATTTATACTTTTGACAACAATCGTCATAATTTACGACTTGTAATCATGTTCAAGGACATTTTCTATCCTTTTTGTATTATTGAATTATCACTTTGATCATTCTTGTTCAGTGTCATCTTTTCGCGTCGAAATTGGACTCactctcgaaatttttttggtaaacaaataaaacttgACGACGACGCACATCCAATAAATAATCATGTTCTACAATATGTTTCCATCTTGCTTTTCACACGTTTTGCCTACAAGTTTTCCTTCCTTTTGTAAACTCACAAGAAGATTGAGATCttaaatatacatattttttttttgttga
It encodes:
- the LOC134831051 gene encoding synaptic vesicle glycoprotein 2C → MVEGLPPQYNAKNSNVTKSEDDNYTAAASHDSIVIVTTTTVTDTPKKLPSDPEKAFPVKADFETAIELTQYGKFHYILLAICGLVSMSEEMDVISMSFILPSAECDLELDTQSKGWLNSIIFIGMMVGAYTWGSLADSMGRKKVLIVISLMNGLCIVASSFAQSYMPFMIFRFLNGVALGGSGPVIWSYFAEFQPKSRRGSMLSFMAAFWSLGNIFVASLAWLVIPSGVGFVTKYFVYNSWRVFLMICAIPSFIVCALLLYLPESPKFLLSRGKEEKALNIFQWIYKVNTGKEMTDYPVKGLIIDDHLNQELEERKRPLKGNFKKMLWDVTHTTKQLFQSPVLKFTMISITINFTFHIGYYGLMMWLPELFNRFDQYSNHFPGESASVCKVTDFVVNLESHLTKSQSCNSAIPSTVYLESLISVTAALPANLIAILGMDTLGRKFFMVFSTVSAGLCSAGMMFVVNKTQNLIVSAIFSGVISCGNAALDCLITEVFPTHLRATGIAVSMVSARLGGIIGNVVIAQLLDTHCPAPTVIVAFLLIAGGLMSLILPNTTKKALN
- the LOC134832916 gene encoding protein NDRG3 isoform X3, producing the protein MPSAPSHTAEETRLLGAMPGDPMDDIELRSVQLHNPVARTGSLTSITDLRRIQTDKGDLLVAVQGDTTKPAILTYHDLGLNYATSFAGFFNYPSMRGLLENFCVYHVNAPGQEENASTFPEDFTYPTLDELAAQLLFVLSHFGLKSVIGFGIGAGANILTRFALQQPDKVDALCLINCSSTAAGWIEWGYQLMNARNLRSKGMTQGVLDYLMWHHFGRNPEERNLDLVQVYKSYFERSINPVNLAMFIDAYIKRTDLNIARTPSGSPTNSGVTLKMPVLNVTGALSPHIDDTVTFNGRLEPTKTNWMKISDCGLVMEEQPGKLAEAFRLFLQGEGYAVGALNRVGAKFGRSASQEILG
- the LOC134832916 gene encoding protein NDRG3 isoform X2; the protein is MIHNSIQYQIDLKSPENAASAMPGDPMDDIELRSVQLHNPVARTGSLTSITDLRRIQTDKGDLLVAVQGDTTKPAILTYHDLGLNYATSFAGFFNYPSMRGLLENFCVYHVNAPGQEENASTFPEDFTYPTLDELAAQLLFVLSHFGLKSVIGFGIGAGANILTRFALQQPDKVDALCLINCSSTAAGWIEWGYQLMNARNLRSKGMTQGVLDYLMWHHFGRNPEERNLDLVQVYKSYFERSINPVNLAMFIDAYIKRTDLNIARTPSGSPTNSGVTLKMPVLNVTGALSPHIDDTVTFNGRLEPTKTNWMKISDCGLVMEEQPGKLAEAFRLFLQGEGYAVGALNRVGAKFGRSASQEILG
- the LOC134832916 gene encoding protein NDRG3 isoform X1, whose protein sequence is MPQSDKIYLSLDSDGGSCSRNIYNSTTTPAVGGNGNNGVGNSNGSLLDSVKKVIEHAIVGEKHENELLLSGQRMDQGVRIIGSRSQSQLDNISKRDTGVSSASVRNQSSTVTNNLIRMPSAPSHTAEETRLLGAMPGDPMDDIELRSVQLHNPVARTGSLTSITDLRRIQTDKGDLLVAVQGDTTKPAILTYHDLGLNYATSFAGFFNYPSMRGLLENFCVYHVNAPGQEENASTFPEDFTYPTLDELAAQLLFVLSHFGLKSVIGFGIGAGANILTRFALQQPDKVDALCLINCSSTAAGWIEWGYQLMNARNLRSKGMTQGVLDYLMWHHFGRNPEERNLDLVQVYKSYFERSINPVNLAMFIDAYIKRTDLNIARTPSGSPTNSGVTLKMPVLNVTGALSPHIDDTVTFNGRLEPTKTNWMKISDCGLVMEEQPGKLAEAFRLFLQGEGYAVGALNRVGAKFGRSASQEILG
- the LOC134831908 gene encoding paramyosin, short form-like, translating into MQVSQKPAGPYIYGPKRRLPPEVYEDNYAYLINYYQPMIDYLDAKERGGSPKPPTLPWLCERWMDKYDTRKPIKHYDESRLSELRSRNDKRARKNLLDYRADMKRSCFSMIQRAEAARVEEHLNRVSFLERIEKKWKKRCDDLEKTIKEERTKRLQDIERKLAQATAENDREFTPSMKQALRGRDEGRIAQILFWESRKKQIDRSERENAERIYRAKQEEAWNRAHNYGAGMTGQGKWLQKNLSGNIDVMRDSLNRYNRMLHELKHIKLNDDEEE